Below is a genomic region from Candidatus Neomarinimicrobiota bacterium.
GCGGACTCAAGTTTCCATGAATATAAAGCGTAAAAGAGATATTGGTTGTTATCAGGGGTTACGTCACCGTCGCGGTTTACCCGTTAACGGGCAACGAACTAAAACAAATTCCAGAACCCGTAAAGGGAAACGCCGTACAATCGGTCTTGGATCAAAAGAATAGGTATTGAATTGGCTAAACCAAACAAAGATATTAAAAAGAAAAAGAAAAAAAGGTCGGTCGAGGCAGCAGGCATTGCTCACATTAAGGCCACCTTTAATAACACTCATATTACATTGACTGATAAATTTGGAAATGTGGTTGCATGGTCTACAGCCGGCACCAGCGGATTTAAAGGGTCAAGAAAAAGTACATCTTTTGCCGCAACATTAGCTGCAGAAAAAGTAGGTAATGAAGCTGTTGCCCTGGGCATGCAAACTGTAGAAGTGAAAGTAAAAGGTCCAGGTTCCGGTCGGGAATCAGCCATCAGAGCATTGGCTATTGCTGGTTTAGTTGTCACCTCTATACGTGACGTTACACCTTTACCACATAATGGATGTCGTCCTCCTAAAAGACGACGCGTTTAAAAAGAGAATTTTATGGCAAAATCAACTATTCCAAAAGGCAAACTAGTTCGAAAATTCGGTGAAAACATTTTTGGTAATCCGAAATATGATAGTCTGCTAAATAAAAAACCATATTCACCGGGACAGCATGGTCAAACCCGCCGCCGTCGTTTATCCAACTATGGCGTTCAGTTACGGGAAAAACAAAAGATCAAAGCAATGTATGGCGTATTGGAACGTCAATTCCGGAATTATTTCCACAAAGCAGAAACAATGACAGGCGAAACAGGTACAAATTTGCTTCAATTACTTGAATGCAGATTAGATAATGTGGTATATCGTCTCGGTTTGGCATCTACCCGTGCCCAGGCACGTCAATTGGTAAGTCACGCTCATTTTATGTTGAACAACAGGAAATGTAATTATCCTTCTGCTTCAATTAAACCCGGCGATGTAATTCAAGTCCGCGATCGGTCCAGGAAGATGGAGAAGATTATGGAATCCATGAAAAGAATTAAAGGTGATATTGAATTACCCTGGTTAGAACTAGATAAATCAAAGATGTCCGGTACATTTTTGGCAGTGCCAGAACGGGATGAAATGGCACTTACTGTCAACGAACAATTGGTAGTAGAACTTTACTCCAAGTAAATAAAAAGCTAAGGAATTTTATGGCTAAAGAATACGATTTAAAAATCAAAACTGACGATAAGTCACTCTCAGAAACTTATGGTAAATTCATCATTCAACCACTCGAAAGAGGCTATGGCGTAACGGTTGGAAATGCACTTCGTCGTGTATTAATGACAAGTTTGCCCGGTGCCGCAATCACCAATGTAAAAGTTGATGGCGTTCTGCACGAATTCTCAACGATAGAGGGTGTTAAAGATGATATGGCTGACATCATTCAAAACTTGAAAGGTGTTCGTTTTAAATTATCTGAATCCAATGTGGATAATGTCAAAATTGCCCTTAAAGGAAAACGTACATTTACTGCTACAGACATTCAGGATGCTACGGACCAGTTTGAAGTGTTAAACTTGGATCATTATATTACTGAATTAAATGCCAAAGGATCTATTGAATTAGAATTGCGGATTGGTGTTGGTAAAGGATATGTTCCCTCTGAAGAAAATGAACTGCCAAATGCACCGATTGGTACACTGGCAATCGATAGTATTTTTAATCCTGTAACCAAGGTAACTTATAATATTCAACCTGTTCCGGGTGCGAAAGACCCCATTGAAATACTGAGTATTGAAGTTGAAACTGACGGTTCGGTGACACCACAGGATGCAATAAGTTATTCTGCTACTGTATTGAGGGAT
It encodes:
- the rpsK gene encoding 30S ribosomal protein S11; translated protein: MAKPNKDIKKKKKKRSVEAAGIAHIKATFNNTHITLTDKFGNVVAWSTAGTSGFKGSRKSTSFAATLAAEKVGNEAVALGMQTVEVKVKGPGSGRESAIRALAIAGLVVTSIRDVTPLPHNGCRPPKRRRV
- the rpsD gene encoding 30S ribosomal protein S4 — encoded protein: MAKSTIPKGKLVRKFGENIFGNPKYDSLLNKKPYSPGQHGQTRRRRLSNYGVQLREKQKIKAMYGVLERQFRNYFHKAETMTGETGTNLLQLLECRLDNVVYRLGLASTRAQARQLVSHAHFMLNNRKCNYPSASIKPGDVIQVRDRSRKMEKIMESMKRIKGDIELPWLELDKSKMSGTFLAVPERDEMALTVNEQLVVELYSK
- a CDS encoding DNA-directed RNA polymerase subunit alpha — its product is MAKEYDLKIKTDDKSLSETYGKFIIQPLERGYGVTVGNALRRVLMTSLPGAAITNVKVDGVLHEFSTIEGVKDDMADIIQNLKGVRFKLSESNVDNVKIALKGKRTFTATDIQDATDQFEVLNLDHYITELNAKGSIELELRIGVGKGYVPSEENELPNAPIGTLAIDSIFNPVTKVTYNIQPVPGAKDPIEILSIEVETDGSVTPQDAISYSATVLRDHLRLVEAIAKPEVLEVTEQISEEVITIRNLLNLTIDEMELSVRSHNCLVAAGIKYIYELVSKEEAEMLKYKNFGRKSLTELVEKLDEMGISFGMDVDKYLKLEV